The Capsicum annuum cultivar UCD-10X-F1 unplaced genomic scaffold, UCD10Xv1.1 ctg2990, whole genome shotgun sequence DNA window agacCTTTCTCATAATAATATATCTGGAAACATTCCCAATTCTTTGGAGAAGCTTCACAACTTgaagtatttcaatatttctgtCAACAAATTGTATGGTGAAATACCCTCGGGAGGTCCTTTCAAGAACCTCTCGAGTCAGTTTTTCATCTACAATGAAGCATTGTGTGGTTCTTCAAGATTTAGGGTCCCGCCATGCTCCACTTCATCAAATCACAgatcaaataggaaaaaattgCTAGGTCTTTTTCTTTTGCTGGGAATTGCACTAGTAGTTGTTCCTAgcacctttatttttttctggaTAAggtatagaaaaggtaaaagagcTCCTCAACTCGCTGATTCATTGTCTGCCATAACAAGAGAAAGAATTTCATACTATTAATTGATCCAAGCAACTGATGCGCTTAGCGAGAGTAATCTGATTGGTTCTGGAAGTTTTGGCTCTGCATACAAAGGTGTTCTCAGAAGTGGAACTGCCATTGCAGTTAAAGTGTTCAACCTGGATGAGGCATTCAAGAGTTTTGATACGGAATGTGAAGTTTTGCGTAGCCTTCGCCATAGGAATGTCGTAAAAGTCATTACTAgttgttccaaccttgattttaaGGCGTTAGTGCTTGAGTATATACCAAATGGAAGTCTTGAGAAGTATTTGTATTCGCACAACTACTTCTTAGACATCAAGCAGAGACTAAGCATAatgatagatgtggcatgtgCTTTGGAATATCTTCATCATGGGTGCTCGTTGCCTGTGATTCTCTGTGACGTGAAGCCTAGTAACGTCTTGCTGGATGAAGATATGGTTGCCCACCTCAGCGACTTTGGCATTTCAAAACTGCTTGGTGAAGATCAGGGTGATTTGTACAGTAAAACCTTAGCAACATTCGGGTATATTGCACCTGGGACGTCTCTTTGTTTTGCTAATTTTTTGAACATTgattattcctttcttttttttcccaCCTAGAAAGCATATTGCATCTTTAAATGAATTGTTTGACTGTTGAGTATGGACAGGAAGGACTAGTGTCAACAAAGTGTGACGTCTATAGTTATGGGGTCATGTTGCTGGGAACGTTTACTAGGAAAAAGCCTAATGAGTTTGAGGGAGATCTTAGCTTGAAACAATGGGCGAGATATTCACTTCCAGATGATGTAATGGAGGTCGTAGATGCCAACTTGTTAACATCAACTGGTAGTCACTTAAAGAAGGAGCTAGATGTTGTGGCATCAATCATGAAAGTTGCATTAGATTGTTGTAACTAATCTCCATCAAGAAGGACCAACATGAAAGATGTTGTAGGGATGCTACCGAAGATCAAGATTCAACTTCTAGCATGTTGAGCATGTTGTTGGAATCTATTGTTCCAAATAATTTGTTTGCTGCAAATATTTGATTAGTTTTGGATTCCTGTAATattgcttctttcttttttattttagcacTTTATTTGTGCATGTTTCTGTTTTGAGAAATTCTAGCTGGTTCAATAAATCCCactatttcctttaacaaaaacTAAATTGATCATCAAAATCTTCAAAACGAATGATTTATTTTTGTAAGTGTTAAAGGGATATTAGCATGTTGGAGTGTGACATATCACAATTTCTGCTTCCTCTCCCCTTAAGTTTGTTCCTCAGTGtccaaattacaaataaaatgaCTTCGGCATACGATTTACGGGGAGATTGCTCATCTGGACTTTACATCGTGCAGCCTTTTGACAGAACTTCACACAAGTGAGGTCCGGGGAGGGAAAAGTGTACGCAAACCTTAACCCTATCTAGGGAGGTTGAGAAGTTCCCGATAGATCCTCGgatcaaggaaaaataaaagaaattcaaCACAGGTCGGGGGAAATTTTTTTAACAGGAGCGAAAAACAATTGCTGAAATAAAAAGACCATTTTAAAGAGAACTTTAAAATGCCTACAGTATTTGTACATTTCCATGCCTCTTAATAGTGACAAACCTAAAAAGTTGAAGGCAGAGGGATGAAGCAGATAAATCAGGATACTGAAAACAAAATCTAGCAGAAGTGAACTGTCATTGGTCGCATGACTTAGTTCTTTCTTTCTAATCAATTATTTTCCTATTCTGACATTTTGATATGGAGGTCTGTT harbors:
- the LOC124891065 gene encoding receptor kinase-like protein Xa21, with the translated sequence EIPKEISSLIELEELDLGFNSFSGSLDLGFNVSGLRIIDLSFNNLSGSLPPNIGSLPQEIGNIKAVTKMDLSMNQFSNDIPREIGGLQNLAQLSLRHNKFQGSIPDSMSNIESNLIGSGSFGSAYKGVLRSGTAIAVKVFNLDEAFKSFDTECEVLRSLRHRNVVKVITSCSNLDFKALVLEYIPNGSLEKYLYSHNYFLDIKQRLSIMIDVACALEYLHHGCSLPVILCDVKPSNVLLDEDMVAHLSDFGISKLLGEDQGDLYSKTLATFGKKPNEFEGDLSLKQWARYSLPDDVMEVVDANLLTSTGSHLKKELDVVASIMKVPWLLIFLRPRVIASMMILKICNGTLKLYANCYPNSSLKIQSSKQLAMRASRRKFLPKLLMDFHIELKKKKSKTVKMRVEKVNGRVVKVAEKVK